A single region of the Corticium candelabrum chromosome 15, ooCorCand1.1, whole genome shotgun sequence genome encodes:
- the LOC134190920 gene encoding uncharacterized protein LOC134190920, producing the protein MTGVVDHFNVFIVCAMESELQATKGVLENGTGSKFENKYLRVEGLSTLNVRMCEKWNSTEMKVGMVAQTEMGGIECQKLLSKLAKYFTANVLAMTGICAGDENKYGHVEHGCVFVATRTTVESGGKVTEGGAYQPRAQYCGLDKGIHASVNELVTGPGVWLKYIPENAIRPSPRYLQQLILDIVSKSGEDGVTKKDLLGKLTDMKLPGMTTMDGYDSAMIYDGVLERMLQQKSPWVSRTVKSNYIATDEGEKYSADEYPFPREDKIKAITDCMVSIPHVNLNLKAELKAIKERVGDRKVKAVDMEAHMFMEQAIEIFARQGVPGKAIVMKGIADYGSSESRGDYFQVYAGSTSAAFLRHMMTVKQHHFDPPPVCVEASGTSTQTSSSSVSDDDIKRLVAQKSADDVKKLIVQNVSGRYFEIADKLGWNRNQIANTTAQLPNNDSKLTAIIAEEVTKVGRKVTLERVLKACRDLDAAGFILEA; encoded by the exons ATGACGGGTGTTGTAGATCATTTCAACGTATTCATTGTCTGCGCTATGGAGTCAGAGCTACAGGCTACGAAAGGAGTCCTAGAAAATGGAACTGGGAgcaagtttgaaaacaaatacctACGTGTGGAAGGCCTCAGCACGCTCAACGTGAGAATGTGCGAGAAATGGAATTCTACTGAGATGAAGGTGGGCATGGTCGCACAAACAGAGATGGGAGGAATTGAGTGTCAAAAGCTGCTCTCCAAACTCGCCAAATACTTCACGGCTAACGTGTTGGCGATGACGGGCATTTGTGCCGGAGATGAGAATAAATACGGTCACGTGGAGCACGGctgtgtttttgttgctacTAGAACGACAGTAGAGAGCGGTGGGAAAGTCACAGAAGGCGGCGCCTACCAACCAAGAGCACAATACTGCGGACTTGACAAAGGGATCCATGCCTCTGTTAATGAATTGGTTACTGGTCCCGGTGTCTGGTTAAAGTACATTCCAGAAAATGCTATTCGCCCCAGTCCTCGTTATCTTCAACAACTTATCCTAGACATTGTGTCCAAGAGTGGAGAAGACGGCGTTACCAAGAAGGACCTACTAGGCAAGTTGACAGACATGAAATTACCTGGAATGACTACAATGGACGGCTATGACTCTGCAATGATCTATGATGGAGTTCTAGAAAGGATGCTACAACAGAAATCTCCTTGGGTGTCTCGAACAGTAAAATCTAACTACATTGCCACTGATGAAGGAGAAAAGTATTCAGCAGATGAATATCCGTTTCCACGTGAAGATAAGATCAAAGCTATCACTGATTGCATGGTCTCTATACCACACGTCAATTTGAACCTGAAGGCAGAGTTGAAGGCTATAAAAGAACGCGTAGGTGACAGAAAAGTTAAGGCAGTAGACATGGAGGCTCACATGTTTATGGAACAAGCCATTGAGATCTTTGCGAGACAGGGAGTACCGGGGAAAGCAATTGTCATGAAAGGCATCGCTGACTATGGCTCTAGTGAAAGCAGAGGAGACTACTTTCAGGTGTATGCTGGCAGCACGTCTGCTGCCTTTCTAAGGCATATGatgacagtcaaacaacatCATTTTG ATCCCCCACCAGTTTGTGTTGAGGCCAGTGGGACATCGACACAGACATCTTCTTCATCTGTATCTGATGACGACA TCAAACGTTTGGTTGCACAGAAGAGTGCAGACGATGTGAAAAAGCTTATTGTGCAAAACGTGTCTGGCAGATATTTTGAAATTGCTGATAAACTTGGCTGGAACAGGAACCAAATAGCAAACACTACTGCACAATTACCCAACAATGATAGCAAACTGACAGCTATTATTGCAGAAGAGGTGACAAAGGTTGGCAGAAAGGTAACTCTCGAAAGAGTTCTAAAGGCGTGTCGTGACTTGGATGCTGCTGGGTTTATTCTCGAGGCCTGA